In Risungbinella massiliensis, a single window of DNA contains:
- a CDS encoding metallophosphoesterase translates to MISIYAIGDLHLSFTKRVDPDHINPETDIHKPMDIFGWDEHYYLIRRNWIEMVKEEDTVLLPGDISWAMRLDQAKNDFAWIAELPGRKILSPGNHEYYAGSKKKVREALPERMEWLDADYTVVEDYVIAATRGWTLPGERGFTEEEDRKVYERQAGRLQIALEGATKEHPDKKLIVMLHFPPISKYATESKFLDLLEAFQVSHCVYGHLHGKEAHQEAMEGIIKGVDCHLVACDAIEFSPKCIVK, encoded by the coding sequence ATTATATCTATTTATGCGATAGGGGATCTCCATTTATCCTTTACGAAACGGGTGGATCCAGATCATATCAATCCTGAGACAGATATACATAAACCGATGGATATATTTGGATGGGACGAGCACTATTATCTTATTCGACGGAACTGGATAGAAATGGTGAAAGAAGAAGATACGGTACTATTGCCTGGAGATATCAGCTGGGCGATGCGACTAGACCAAGCCAAAAATGACTTTGCTTGGATTGCAGAGTTACCAGGACGCAAGATTCTCTCACCGGGTAATCATGAGTACTATGCCGGAAGTAAGAAAAAAGTGAGGGAAGCCCTCCCAGAACGAATGGAGTGGCTAGATGCCGATTATACGGTAGTAGAGGATTATGTGATTGCTGCGACCCGTGGCTGGACGTTACCAGGCGAACGTGGCTTTACAGAAGAAGAGGATCGAAAAGTATATGAGCGCCAAGCAGGTCGGCTTCAGATCGCACTAGAAGGAGCTACTAAAGAACATCCTGATAAAAAACTCATCGTAATGTTACATTTTCCTCCTATCTCAAAATACGCTACTGAATCCAAATTTCTCGATTTACTAGAAGCGTTTCAGGTTTCTCATTGTGTCTATGGGCATCTTCACGGAAAAGAAGCTCATCAGGAGGCGATGGAAGGGATCATAAAGGGCGTAGATTGTCACCTAGTAGCCTGTGATGCGATTGAATTTTCGCCAAAATGTATCGTGAAATAA
- a CDS encoding NAD(P)H-dependent oxidoreductase, translated as MNVLVILAHPNLESFNHAIVKTLEANLVARGHEVIIRDLYQMNFQPVLEKRDFDCLHENTIPSEIQHEHELLEGADLVFFVHPTWWMGMPAILKGYIDRVMFYMFSRKDPLYQGGHLKGKYAYVIQTTGAKEETLQSARLVDSMQFIQDVGILEFIGFKVLDHKFFFDPSTASEGTRESMLLEVKEACHQIADALVGIPS; from the coding sequence GTGAATGTTTTAGTTATTCTTGCACATCCAAATCTGGAAAGTTTTAACCATGCCATTGTAAAAACGTTAGAAGCGAACCTAGTAGCACGAGGTCATGAAGTTATCATTCGTGACTTGTATCAAATGAATTTTCAACCAGTTTTAGAGAAAAGAGATTTTGATTGTCTACATGAAAACACAATCCCATCTGAAATTCAGCATGAACATGAGTTACTAGAAGGTGCGGATCTTGTTTTCTTTGTACATCCTACTTGGTGGATGGGTATGCCTGCTATATTAAAAGGGTATATCGATCGAGTTATGTTCTATATGTTTTCTAGAAAAGATCCACTCTATCAAGGTGGACACTTAAAAGGGAAATATGCTTACGTCATTCAGACTACTGGGGCAAAAGAGGAAACGCTTCAATCTGCCCGTCTAGTTGATAGCATGCAATTTATTCAAGATGTAGGAATCCTGGAGTTTATTGGTTTTAAAGTATTGGATCATAAATTCTTTTTTGACCCTTCTACTGCATCGGAAGGGACGAGAGAGAGCATGTTGCTAGAAGTAAAAGAAGCTTGCCATCAAATAGCGGATGCTTTGGTTGGAATACCTAGTTAA
- a CDS encoding VOC family protein, translating into MPDQKIIPYLMFDGQAEEAMNYYISLFQNGEISFVQRYGDTLDDVKMSMTELDQNKIIHASFIIFGQTLFVSDKVGDYQDFPAGSTISLTLNCDTNEEIERIYNNLSENGKIMMPLQDTFWDSKYAVLEDKYGITWQQNHHKNTTNKIQ; encoded by the coding sequence ATGCCAGACCAGAAAATTATTCCTTACTTGATGTTTGATGGACAAGCAGAAGAAGCGATGAATTACTACATTTCGTTATTTCAAAATGGGGAAATTTCGTTTGTACAAAGGTATGGAGATACATTAGATGATGTCAAAATGTCTATGACTGAATTAGATCAGAACAAAATCATACATGCTTCGTTTATCATTTTTGGTCAAACGTTATTTGTTTCGGATAAAGTAGGAGATTATCAGGATTTCCCAGCAGGAAGTACCATCTCTTTAACATTAAATTGCGACACAAATGAAGAGATCGAACGAATTTACAACAACTTGTCTGAAAACGGAAAGATCATGATGCCATTACAAGATACTTTTTGGGATTCTAAATATGCCGTTTTAGAAGACAAGTATGGAATCACATGGCAACAAAACCATCATAAAAATACAACAAATAAGATACAGTAA
- the hutH gene encoding histidine ammonia-lyase has protein sequence MREIILDGQKLTFFDYEQIVNYRLPIRLAPEVYVRMNASRQYVEECLREGRVVYGITTGFGKFSDQVIPVEDASLLQANLLMSHACGVGEPIPIEIVRGMLLLRIQALIQGYSGVRPIVVERLVQFLNEGLYPVVPSQGSLGASGDLAPLSHMALPIIGLGEVHFNGKQIPTMEAYQQLGWEPLTLKAKEGLALINGTQFMGSYLTNVILEAHNLLLAADIIGALTMEALHGIPDAMDPLLHRVRGQNGQIQTAANLLRLLQNSREVSKAGELRVQDAYTLRCIPQVHGASKDAFHYVASIMERELNAVTDNPLIFPSEEKVLSGGNFHGQPLALAADFLSIAMAEIANISERRTERLVNPQLSGLPAFLTTKGGLHSGYMIYQYVAASLVSENKVLAHPSSVDSIPSSANQEDHVSMGAYGTKKCHQILQNVRKVLAIEYICAAQAIEFGSKRLGKGTQVAYDLLRAYIPELSGDRIGSEDIQKATEILASKKLVEKVGKEIEICL, from the coding sequence ATGCGAGAAATAATTCTAGATGGACAGAAACTTACCTTTTTTGATTATGAGCAAATAGTGAACTACCGTCTCCCGATCCGATTAGCGCCTGAGGTCTATGTTCGTATGAATGCATCCCGACAATATGTAGAAGAATGTCTTCGTGAAGGCCGTGTTGTATATGGAATCACCACCGGTTTTGGCAAATTTAGTGATCAGGTGATTCCAGTAGAAGATGCGTCCCTTCTACAAGCCAACCTTTTGATGAGCCATGCTTGTGGAGTAGGAGAGCCTATCCCCATTGAAATAGTGAGAGGCATGCTACTATTGCGTATTCAAGCATTAATCCAAGGATATTCTGGTGTTCGTCCGATCGTCGTGGAAAGACTTGTTCAATTTTTAAATGAAGGATTATATCCTGTAGTCCCTTCACAAGGGTCACTGGGTGCTTCAGGAGATCTAGCCCCTCTGTCACATATGGCTCTTCCCATTATCGGTTTAGGAGAAGTTCATTTTAACGGCAAGCAAATACCTACAATGGAAGCTTATCAACAGCTTGGATGGGAACCACTCACCTTAAAAGCAAAAGAAGGACTCGCACTGATAAATGGTACCCAATTTATGGGAAGTTACCTCACCAATGTAATTTTAGAGGCTCATAATCTACTCCTAGCAGCGGACATTATTGGTGCGCTCACTATGGAGGCCTTACATGGAATCCCCGATGCAATGGATCCACTCCTTCATCGAGTTCGTGGGCAAAATGGGCAGATTCAGACAGCAGCTAATCTCCTTCGATTGCTTCAAAATAGTAGGGAAGTCTCAAAGGCTGGAGAACTCCGAGTCCAAGACGCCTATACCTTACGCTGTATCCCTCAAGTCCATGGTGCCTCCAAAGATGCTTTTCACTATGTAGCATCTATCATGGAGCGGGAGTTAAATGCGGTCACTGATAACCCTTTGATCTTTCCATCAGAAGAAAAAGTTCTCTCAGGAGGAAACTTCCATGGTCAACCACTAGCTCTAGCCGCAGACTTTCTTAGTATTGCAATGGCAGAGATCGCCAATATTTCGGAACGACGAACAGAACGTCTTGTGAATCCGCAATTAAGTGGGTTACCCGCCTTTTTAACGACCAAAGGGGGATTACACTCTGGCTATATGATCTATCAGTATGTGGCTGCTTCACTCGTCTCAGAAAATAAAGTACTTGCCCATCCCTCTTCTGTGGATTCGATCCCTTCTTCAGCAAATCAAGAAGATCATGTTAGTATGGGAGCATATGGTACAAAAAAATGTCATCAAATTTTACAAAATGTAAGGAAAGTTTTAGCGATAGAATATATATGTGCCGCACAAGCGATTGAGTTTGGTTCAAAACGATTAGGCAAAGGCACACAAGTCGCATATGACTTGCTCAGAGCATACATTCCAGAGCTTTCAGGAGATAGAATTGGCTCAGAAGATATCCAGAAAGCGACAGAGATCCTGGCGTCCAAGAAATTGGTCGAAAAAGTAGGCAAAGAGATCGAAATCTGTTTATAA
- a CDS encoding vitamin B12-dependent ribonucleotide reductase codes for MKIQRYFTKKGQSPFDMISYTKRNTRITNPDGSLVLEMKDAEVPSSWSQVATDILVSKYFRKAGVPQQDKNGELIRDEKGEVVTGSETSVKQVVHRLAGCWRLWGEQNGYFDSNEDAQAFYDELVYMLLHQMAAPNSPQWFNTGLNFAYGITGKAQGHYYVDPKTEEVKKGENAYGRPQPHACFIQSVEDDLVGEGGIMDLWVREARLFKYGSGTGTNFSNIRGKGEPLSGGGTSSGLLSFLRIGDRAAGAIKSGGTTRRAAKMVTLDLDHPDIEEFIAWKSQEEKKVRALIAAGYDPSFNGEAYDTVSGQNSNNSVRIPHEFFDRLEKGSDWELKWRTDGRVSKTLPSKQLWRQISEAAWECADPGVQYDGTINDWHTSPAGMDGKLGARHNRINGSNPCSEYMFLDNTACNLASLNLMKFLDPKTNQFQIEAFEHAARLWTIVLEISVLMAQYPSEEIAKLSYEYRTLGLGYANIGTLLMVLGVPYDSPKALAITGTITALMTGVSYATSAEMAKELGAFKGYQTNREHMLRVIRNHRRAAYSAPMNAYENLTIAPMGINADLAPNNLLTAAQKAWDRALEFGEKHGYRNAQTTLLAPTGTIGLVMDCDTTGIEPDFALVKFKKLAGGGYFKIANQSIRPALKTLGYPEHQIKDILEYVTGTLSFNNHSAINRTTLRAKGLTEEEITQIEKTLPTVFELPFAFNRFTVGEAALERLGFTKEQYEDPSFQLLKELGFTSREIEEANDMICGQMTTEGAPYLLEEHYPVFDTANPCGKRGTRFIHYMGHLRMMAAAQPFLSGAISKTINMPNEATVEDIEEAYEQGWKLGLKAVALYRDGSKSSQPLNSRGDDEDDEEENKETVETTEQVEIQELISDHPISSVRRRLPQKRDGFTQEARIAGQKIFVRTGEYEDGSLGEIFLDMHKAGSTMRGMLDAFAVAISLGLQHGVPLQKYVDSLTFTRFEPSGVVQHPNIKMATSVIDYIFRLLGMEYLEKTDFVQVPPDKKELRSHVLRQRAQGTAVHTEEVNVVENKETTQETTSNTEGNLDAIRASSGAPLCIECGGMTKRNGSCYVCLDCGSTTGCS; via the coding sequence TTGAAAATTCAACGTTATTTCACGAAAAAAGGGCAGAGTCCCTTCGATATGATTTCGTATACAAAGCGCAATACCCGTATTACCAACCCGGATGGTTCCCTTGTCTTGGAGATGAAAGATGCGGAAGTCCCTTCTAGTTGGTCGCAAGTAGCTACGGATATCTTGGTCTCGAAGTATTTTCGGAAAGCTGGCGTCCCACAACAGGATAAAAATGGAGAGCTTATTCGAGATGAAAAGGGAGAAGTAGTGACTGGATCCGAAACGAGTGTAAAGCAAGTAGTTCATCGTCTAGCCGGTTGCTGGCGTCTATGGGGAGAGCAGAATGGTTATTTTGACAGTAATGAAGATGCACAAGCTTTTTATGATGAGTTAGTATATATGCTACTTCATCAGATGGCGGCACCTAACTCTCCACAGTGGTTTAACACTGGACTCAACTTTGCCTATGGAATCACAGGAAAAGCACAAGGTCATTATTATGTAGATCCTAAGACGGAAGAAGTAAAAAAAGGCGAAAACGCCTATGGTCGTCCTCAGCCACATGCCTGCTTTATCCAATCAGTAGAAGATGATCTCGTGGGTGAGGGGGGCATCATGGACCTCTGGGTTCGAGAAGCACGTCTTTTTAAATATGGTAGTGGAACGGGAACCAATTTCTCCAATATCCGAGGTAAAGGAGAACCTCTGTCTGGTGGTGGGACATCATCTGGTTTGCTTTCGTTCTTGCGAATTGGTGATCGTGCAGCGGGTGCGATCAAATCGGGTGGAACAACACGACGTGCTGCCAAGATGGTTACGCTGGATCTGGATCATCCGGATATTGAAGAGTTTATCGCTTGGAAGTCACAAGAAGAAAAGAAAGTACGTGCTTTGATTGCTGCGGGTTATGATCCATCCTTTAATGGGGAAGCTTATGACACCGTTTCTGGACAAAACTCGAATAACTCAGTACGAATCCCTCATGAATTTTTCGATCGCTTGGAAAAAGGATCGGATTGGGAATTGAAATGGCGTACAGATGGGCGCGTGAGTAAGACTTTGCCTTCAAAACAGTTATGGCGTCAAATTTCAGAGGCTGCTTGGGAGTGTGCCGACCCAGGTGTTCAGTATGATGGGACGATCAATGATTGGCATACAAGCCCAGCAGGAATGGACGGAAAACTAGGGGCTCGCCATAATCGGATTAACGGTTCCAACCCCTGTTCTGAGTATATGTTCCTAGATAATACGGCATGTAACTTAGCATCACTTAACTTAATGAAATTTCTAGACCCTAAGACGAATCAGTTCCAGATCGAAGCATTTGAACATGCTGCTCGTTTGTGGACTATTGTTTTGGAAATCTCGGTTCTGATGGCACAGTATCCATCTGAAGAAATTGCCAAACTATCCTATGAATATCGTACACTAGGCCTTGGTTATGCCAACATTGGTACCTTGTTAATGGTGTTAGGTGTACCTTATGACTCACCAAAAGCACTTGCGATAACTGGTACGATCACTGCCCTGATGACAGGTGTCTCCTATGCTACTTCTGCGGAAATGGCCAAAGAATTAGGCGCCTTTAAAGGATATCAAACCAACCGTGAGCATATGTTACGTGTGATTCGTAATCATCGTCGTGCTGCATATTCTGCACCAATGAATGCATATGAAAATTTGACCATTGCACCAATGGGAATCAATGCCGATCTAGCTCCAAATAATCTACTTACCGCAGCACAAAAAGCATGGGATCGAGCACTGGAGTTTGGAGAAAAACATGGTTACCGCAATGCCCAAACAACTTTATTAGCACCAACAGGTACTATTGGTCTAGTGATGGATTGTGATACGACGGGGATCGAACCAGATTTTGCTTTAGTCAAATTTAAAAAGCTCGCTGGTGGTGGTTACTTTAAAATTGCGAATCAGTCTATTCGTCCTGCTCTTAAGACACTTGGCTATCCAGAACACCAAATCAAGGACATATTGGAATATGTAACCGGAACGCTCTCTTTTAACAATCATTCTGCGATTAATCGAACCACCCTACGTGCAAAAGGATTGACAGAGGAAGAGATCACACAAATTGAAAAAACACTCCCAACTGTCTTCGAACTTCCATTTGCATTTAATCGGTTTACCGTAGGAGAAGCTGCACTAGAGCGTTTAGGGTTTACCAAGGAACAATATGAAGATCCTAGCTTCCAGCTCCTAAAAGAACTAGGCTTTACATCTCGTGAAATCGAGGAAGCCAACGACATGATCTGTGGACAGATGACAACCGAAGGGGCTCCGTATCTATTAGAAGAGCATTATCCTGTCTTTGATACTGCGAATCCATGTGGTAAACGAGGAACTCGTTTTATTCATTACATGGGTCATCTGCGGATGATGGCAGCAGCTCAGCCATTCTTGAGTGGTGCAATCTCGAAGACGATCAATATGCCAAATGAAGCAACCGTAGAAGATATTGAAGAAGCTTATGAACAAGGATGGAAATTGGGGCTAAAAGCAGTAGCTTTATATCGTGATGGCTCCAAAAGTTCTCAACCACTCAACTCCCGTGGGGATGATGAGGACGACGAAGAAGAGAACAAAGAGACAGTAGAGACAACAGAGCAAGTTGAAATACAAGAATTGATTTCTGATCATCCTATTTCCAGTGTTCGGCGACGACTCCCGCAAAAACGCGATGGCTTTACCCAAGAAGCTCGCATCGCTGGTCAAAAAATCTTTGTTCGTACAGGAGAGTATGAGGATGGCTCATTGGGAGAAATTTTTCTCGATATGCATAAAGCTGGTAGCACGATGCGTGGCATGTTAGATGCCTTCGCAGTAGCGATCTCCCTAGGACTTCAACACGGAGTACCACTACAAAAATATGTAGACTCACTCACCTTTACTCGCTTTGAACCATCGGGTGTTGTGCAACATCCAAATATTAAAATGGCTACCTCGGTTATCGACTATATCTTCCGGTTGCTGGGGATGGAATATCTAGAGAAGACTGATTTTGTCCAAGTACCACCAGATAAAAAAGAGCTACGTTCTCATGTCCTCCGCCAACGTGCACAAGGAACAGCGGTGCATACAGAGGAAGTGAATGTAGTAGAAAACAAAGAAACGACACAAGAGACAACAAGCAATACAGAAGGAAATTTGGATGCGATCCGTGCTAGTAGTGGAGCACCACTCTGCATTGAATGTGGTGGGATGACCAAACGCAATGGTTCCTGCTATGTATGTTTAGATTGTGGCTCAACCACTGGATGCTCTTGA